A single genomic interval of Spinacia oleracea cultivar Varoflay chromosome 6, BTI_SOV_V1, whole genome shotgun sequence harbors:
- the LOC110778181 gene encoding uncharacterized protein has protein sequence MLSSSSYCISHRPLAVPSLSRIRVPNRPASLSLLNRNFGVADSNFSSSKSRWKICCFRQEEFPAENLKPDVVEDVLAEELVKPKLEFQTVLKKDWRSCFREAAASVLKAVGDRWNVPWTGETILQVMLLWVASFWFVGSWMMPFAAHIAGFSKESLTYRGQAFYSLLTDVTEGLAGIAILHRCLSRFRPLPPGWFKFSLKGNWHFDVALGCLMFPLVNRLSQFNLDILPLLPSTPVTLSSVEQSILARDPVAMGLYIVVVSVCAPIWEEIVFRGFLLPSLTKYMPVWCSILVSSIVFALAHFNVQRMLPLIFLGVVMGALFARTRNLVPSMLLHSLWNAFVFLDLMK, from the exons ATGTTGAGCTCTTCTTCCTATTGTATCTCTCATCGCCCTTTAGCTGTACCTTCTTTATCTAGAATTAGGGTTCCGAATCGTCCCGCTAGCTTATCGTTACTGAATCGTAATTTTGGCGTTGCGGATTCTAATTTCAGCTCTTCAAAATCT AGATGGAAAATTTGTTGTTTTAGGCAAGAGGAGTTTCCTGCTGAGAACTTGAAACCTGATGTGGTTGAAGATGTTTTAGCTGAGGAATTGGTGAAGCCGAAGCTCGAATTTCAGACAGTCCTTAAAAAGGATTGGAGGTCATGTTTTCGAGAG GCTGCTGCTTCTGTTTTAAAAGCAGTTGGAGATCGTTGGAATGTACCATGGACAGGAGAAACCATATTGCAA GTTATGTTATTATGGGTTGCCTCATTTTGGTTTGTGGGTTCTTGGATGATGCCATTTGCAGCCCACATTGCTGGCTTCAGTAAGGAATCTTTAACATACAGGGGACAGGCATTTTACAGCCTTTTGACCGACGTAACAGAAGGCCTAGCAGGGATTGCCATCCTTCACCGTTGCCTATCTCGTTTTCGTCCACTTCCTCCAGGATGGTTTAAATTCAGCCTGAAAGGGAACTGGCATTTTGACGTTGCCCTAGGATGCCTCATGTTTCCACTGGTAAATCGCCTCTCTCAATTCAACCTTGACATACTACCTCTATTGCCATCAACACCCGTCACTCTTTCAAGCGTGGAACAGTCTATCTTAGCACGGGATCCCGTGGCAATGGGATTGTATATTGTGGTTGTTTCAGTGTGTGCTCCCATTTGGGAAGAGATAGTCTTCAGGGGTTTCCTTTTACCGTCGTTGACAAAGTACATGCCTGTATGGTGCTCAATTCTGGTAAGCTCAATAGTGTTTGCACTAGCACATTTCAATGTACAGAGGATGCTTCCACTTATATTTCTGGGGGTTGTCATGGGTGCTCTCTTTGCTCGGACGAGGAACCTTGTGCCTTCCATGTTGTTGCACAGTCTGTGGAATGCATTTGTATTTTTAGATTTAATGAAGTAA
- the LOC110777731 gene encoding potassium transporter 7 isoform X2, with translation MNEEASFEIKKRHVLLLAYQSLGIVYGDLSISPLYVYQSAFSGSLHHRLHQDEEIVFGVLSLIFWSLTVFPLLKHAVIMLSTDDNGEGGTLALYSLLRRHTKFSLLPNHQAADEELQAYYRPGYVTRYSSFRRFLEKNKKFRTCLLLIVLFASCMLIGEGVFTPALSVLSSFQGLKAHNKSLNHGVVVSIVCIVLVGLFALQHRGTHKVSFMFAPIVSTWLFSIGALGVYNIIKWNPGVYRALSPHYIYKFFKLTRNVGWRSIGGLLLCITGAEAMFVNLGHFSPASIRVAFSFFVYPCLVLQYMGQAAFLSKNFSVVSSSFYSSVPDPFFWPIFVLAILAAIIASQAVISATFSIVKQCQAIGCFPRVKVVHTSRWIQGQVYIPEINWLLMILSLAVTLGFQDTTLIGNAYGLASMCVALVNTWLLSLVIIFVWYKNILFALLPVLFFTPIELIYLSSSFVKVSRGGWAQLVFAMIFMLVMYIWHYGSRRKYLFEVQNKVPMKWILALGPNLGIVRVPGISLIYTELVSGVPSIFTHFLTNLPAIHQIVVFVCIKTVPIPHVSDIERYLVGRIGPKSYRMYRCIIRYGYKDIDKYVDDFEDNLVMSIAEFIRMEAEGIGSSDTMVDGCMALVKTSAKFGTRLVTSDNNSECRGSSSSHRESSKGGKSPTLHSLHNKYEVEEAPRFSQRHTRFQLPGGETLEDELKEELIELLEAKEAGVAYIVGHSYIKARKHASKLKRFVINGVYSFLRKNSRSPAVILHIPHISLIEVGVVYYL, from the exons ATG AATGAAGAGGCGTCATTTGAAATTAAGAAGAGACATGTGCTCCTTTTAGCATACCAAAGTCTCGGAATAGTGTATGGAGATTTGAGTATTTCTCCTCTTTATGTCTATCAAAGTGCCTTCTCTGGATCATTGCATCATCGTCTTCATCAAGATGAAGAAATTGTTTTCGGGGTGTTATCATTGATCTTTTGGAGCCTCACTGTTTTCCCTTTGCTCAAACATGCTGTCATTATGCTAAGTACAGATGATAATGGCGAAG GAGGAACTTTGGCTTTGTACTCTCTTCTACGCAGACACACGAAATTCAGTCTGCTCCCAAATCATCAAGCAGCAGATGAAGAACTTCAAGCATACTATAGGCCTGGCTATGTAACCAGATATTCCTCATTCAGAAGATTTCTTGAGAAAAACAAAAAGTTTAGAACTTGTTTACTTCTTATTGTTTTGTTTGCATCCTGCATGCTCATAGGTGAAGGTGTATTTACTCCTGCTCTTTCAG TACTGTCATCGTTTCAAGGGCTCAAAGCTCATAACAAGAGCCTGAATCACG GTGTTGTGGTGAGTATTGTCTGTATTGTACTGGTTGGCCTCTTTGCTTTACAACATCGTGGTACACATAAAGTCTCGTTCATGTTTGCTCCCATTGTAAGCACTTGGTTGTTCTCAATTGGTGCTCTTGGTGTCTATAATATCATTAAGTGGAATCCAGGAGTCTACCGTGCTCTCTCTCCACATTACATCTACAAGTTCTTTAAGCTGACTCGGAATGTTGGCTGGCGTTCTATAGGAGGCTTGCTTTTGTGCATCACAG GTGCAGAGGCTATGTTTGTGAACCTTGGCCACTTCTCGCCTGCATCAATAAGG GTTGCTTTTTCTTTCTTCGTTTACCCTTGTTTAGTTCTTCAGTACATGGGGCAAGCAGCATTTCTTTCAAAAAACTTCTCTGTAGTTTCATCAAGTTTTTATAGCTCGGTACCAG ATCCCTTTTTTTGGCCAATATTTGTACTAGCCATTCTGGCTGCTATAATAGCTAGTCAAGCTGTCATATCCGCGACATTTTCAATAGTGAAACAATGCCAAGCAATAGGGTGTTTCCCTCGCGTCAAGGTGGTTCACACTTCAAGATGGATTCAAGGTCAGGTTTACATCCCGGAAATAAATTGGTTACTTATGATCCTCAGTCTGGCTGTGACCCTTGGATTCCAAGACACAACTCTCATAGGCAATGCATATG gGCTAGCCAGCATGTGTGTGGCTTTAGTGAATACATGGTTACTATCACTTGTAATCATTTTTGTATGGTACAAGAACATATTGTTCGCATTACTACCCGTGTTATTCTTTACACCAATTGAGTTAATCTACCTCTCATCATCCTTTGTAAAAGTATCCAGAGGCGGGTGGGCCCAACTAGTTTTCGCCATGATCTTCATGCTTGTAATGTACATATGGCACTATGGCAGTAGGCGTAAATACTTGTTTGAAGTACAGAATAAGGTGCCAATGAAATGGATCCTCGCTTTGGGCCCAAACCTCGGCATTGTAAGGGTTCCTGGTATCAGCCTCATATACACAGAATTAGTTAGTGGAGTTCCCTCCATTTTTACCCACTTTCTAACCAACTTACCTGCCATTCATCAAATAGTGGTTTTCGTCTGCATCAAAACAGTCCCTATACCTCATGTTTCAGACATAGAGCGGTATCTTGTAGGCAGAATTGGTCCCAAATCTTACAGAATGTACCGTTGCATCATACGTTATGGTTACAAAGATATTGATAAATATGTTGATGATTTTGAAGACAACCTTGTTATGAGCATAGCAGAGTTCATCAGAATGGAGGCAGAAGGTATCGGATCTTCTGACACAATGGTTGACGGGTGTATGGCATTGGTGAAAACATCAGCAAAGTTCGGAACAAGATTAGTGACATCAGATAACAATTCTGAGTGTAGAGGGAGCAGTTCAAGTCACAGAGAAAGTAGTAAAGGAGGTAAGTCACCAACCTTACACAGTTTACATAACAAATATGAAGTTGAAGAGGCACCCAGATTTTCACAGAGGCATACCAGGTTTCAGTTACCAGGTGGTGAGACTTTGGAAGATGAATTGAAGGAAGAATTAATAGAACTTTTGGAAGCTAAAGAAGCTGGGGTTGCTTATATAGTTGGACATTCATATATAAAGGCGCGAAAGCATGCATCTAAGCTTAAGAGATTTGTGATAAATGGTGTGTATTCTTTCCTCAGAAAGAACAGTCGTTCTCCTGCTGTTATTCTTCACATTCCTCATATCAGTTTGATTGAGGTTGGTGTGGTTTATTACTTGTAA
- the LOC110777711 gene encoding uncharacterized protein: MVIRELGLPQISANQVSFLERGFSDIEIRDAMFSMGDSKSPGPDGFTAAFFKKHWIKVGLSVCEAVRSFFSSGYLLKEWNHSILVMIPKRDFPEDTSHLRPISLCNTVYKCASKCLVVRLKALIPSIISPSQHAFISGRFMADNILLSHEAIDKLNYHHRGRSYLASLKIDMSKAYDRVHWGFLIQVLRGYGFPQHWIRLVHQCISTVSYKVLINGHTSENFRPRCGIRQGDPLSPFLFLFCMDILSRMLQLGNDLKQFTGIKLTRGSPQMTHLFFADDALLFFNATNESCCAVSNILQRFCGISGQQLNLQKSLFKVSPNTPEESRLRFKGILKMELVQNIGTHLGVPIDLVGKKHSNFQFIVDKVAVKISAWNSCNLSQSQKLVLINSVLLAMASHVFSCMEVPLLISSKLDSIIARFFWAGRAGSGFHWVWRLNNNPLSLLAGVVDRKFLKLLRTGIKASLIGRRLSWGMRGLGRASNLVLEGCNWKVGNGKSIVAGRDKWVNGGTPVFSSNVTLRQAKDWKVHHFLLPSGEGWNLAEINSSFEFSDARRILSMELPSSNAEDLLYWKYHISGKLSVKSAYAILVLGDSSDYGLNSESVFYKSLWSMKILPKWKMFICKLLHNGIATKANLGRRGVQLSTVCDECNAGDEDLQHLFRFCKFAQDVWRSGSLAIHSNFNEAMSFQEWFMFYIRRFQSQDGKNSPRCLYFMSTLWSLWLVRNNRVFRGQSTSSSAMHNCIKSGLDQISILHQHPSPYLRFFHPPEVDPIVPPCFSRIILSGIEDGNPTTIIVSDGSWFKSSKIAGMGWYLDRQQVPSDRILGGAQPGLTSSALHSEVLACLLSLRWASQAGFDRVTIFTDSLRLVDLLRSMEITDINLIWTLAEIQRIGKTFLWCCINKVDRQRVHQAHKLAKAASTLYEDGDNIDDEGIYFDLNDAAEETWDMEHVVFPFDLNEPASLEHHQSHLQQQQIVGTRGHQIKKKPRLNCDTRL; encoded by the exons ATGGTAATAAGAGAGTTGGGCTTGCCACAAATCTCAGCTAATCAAGTTTCTTTTCTAGAAAGAGGTTTTTCGGATATCGAAATTAGAGATGCTATGTTTTCAATGGGAGATTCTAAATCTCCGGGGCCTGATGGTTTCACTGCGGCCTTTTTCAAAAAGCATTGGATCAAGGTAGGATTGTCGGTTTGTGAAGCAGTTCGGAGTTTTTTCTCTTCAGGCTACCTTCTTAAAGAATGGAATCATTCGATATTGGTTATGATACCAAAGAGAGACTTTCCAGAGGATACGAGTCATCTTAGACCTATAAGTTTGTGTAATACGGTGTATAAATGCGCTTCTAAGTGTTTGGTGGTGAGATTGAAGGCTCTTATTCCAAGCATTATTTCACCGTCTCAGCATGCCTTTATTTCTGGTCGTTTCATGGCTGACAATATCCTCTTGAGTCATGAAGCTATTGATAAATTAAATTATCATCATAGGGGGAGAAGTTATCTTGCTTCGTTGAAAATAGACATGAGCAAGGCCTATGATAGAGTTCATTGGGGCTTTCTTATTCAAGTTTTAAGGGGTTATGGTTTTCCTCAGCATTGGATCCGATTGGTTCATCAATGTATTTCGACAGTCTCCTACAAAGTGCTAATTAATGGCCACACATCGGAAAATTTTAGGCCTCGTTGCGGAATTCGACAAGGTGATCCGTTATCtccttttttgtttcttttctgcATGGATATTTTATCTAGAATGTTGCAGTTAGGGAATGATCTTAAGCAGTTTACGGGGATTAAATTGACTAGAGGAAGCCCGCAAATGACTCATCTTTTCTTTGCGGATGACGCTCTTCTTTTCTTCAATGCTACAAATGAAAGTTGTTGTGCAGTCTCGAACATTCTTCAGAGGTTTTGTGGAATCTCAGGTCAACAACTTAACTTGCAGAAATCTCTTTTTAAAGTAAGTCCGAATACTCCTGAGGAAAGTCGGCTTCGTTTCAAAGGTATTTTAAAGATGGAACTGGTTCAGAATATAGGAACACATTTGGGAGTTCCAATTGACTTGGTGGGAAAGAAACATTCCAATTTTCAATTTATTGTGGATAAGGTTGCAGTTAAGATCTCAGCTTGGAACTCTTGCAACCTTTCTCAATCTCAGaaattagttttgattaactctGTTCTTCTTGCTATGGCTTCTCACGTCTTCAGCTGCATGGAGGTTCCATTGTTAATATCGTCAAAGTTAGATTCTATTATTGCTAGATTCTTCTGGGCTGGGAGAGCAGGTTCAGGTTTTCATTGG GTCTGGAGACTTAATAATAACCCTCTCTCGTTGTTAGCTGGAGTGGTGGATAGGAAATTTTTGAAACTTCTAAGGACCGGGATTAAAGCTTCTCTTATTGGTAGGCGTCTTTCTTGGGGTATGAGAGGGTTGGGTAGAGCTTCCAACCTGGTTCTTGAAGGGTGTAATTGGAAAGTGGGTAACGGAAAGTCAATTGTTGCAGGGAGGGATAAGTGGGTGAACGGAGGTACTCCAGTTTTCAGTTCTAATGTCACTCTTAGGCAAGCTAAGGATTGGAAAGTACACCATTTCTTGCTTCCTTCTGGGGAAGGCTGGAATTTAGCAGAGATCAATTCTAGTTTTGAATTCTCGGATGCTCGGAGAATTTTGAGTATGGAACTTCCTTCTTCTAATGCTGAGGATTTACTTTATTGGAAATACCATATATCAGGTAAGCTTTCTGTTAAGTCTGCGTATGCCATACTAGTTTTAGGAGATTCTAGTGACTATGGGTTGAATTCAGAGTCCGTTTTCTATAAATCCTTATGGTCTATGAAGATTCTTCCTAAATGGAAAATGTTCATTTGTAAGCTCCTTCATAATGGGATTGCTACTAAGGCTAATTTAGGGAGGAGGGGTGTTCAGCTGTCAACGGTGTGTGACGAGTGTAATGCAGGAGATGAGGATCTTCAGCATCTTTTTCGGTTTTGCAAGTTTGCTCAGGATGTTTGGAGGAGTGGTTCACTCGCTATCCATTCAAATTTCAATGAAGCCATGTCTTTCCAAGAATGGTTTATGTTTTATATCCGACGATTTCAAAGTCAGGATGGTAAGAATAGTCCGAGGTGTTTGTACTTTATGAGTACTCTTTGGAGTTTATGGTTGGTTAGGAATAATCGTGTTTTTAGAGGTCAATCTACTTCTTCTTCGGCAATGCATAATTGTATCAAGTCAGGTTTGgatcaaatttcaatattgcaccagCATCCGTCACCTTATTTAAGGTTTTTCCATCCTCCTGAAGTGGATCCGATCGTTCCTCCGTGCTTTTCTAGGATTATCTTATCAGGGATTGAAGATGGAAATCCCACTACTATAATTGTGTCTGATGGGTCTTGGTTTAAAAGCTCAAAGATTGCTGGTATGGGCTGGTATTTGGATAGGCAACAGGTTCCAAGTGATCGAATTTTAGGGGGTGCGCAGCCAGGTTTGACAAGTTCTGCTCTCCACTCTGAGGTTTTAGCTTGTTTATTAAGTCTGCGGTGGGCGTCTCAAGCCGGGTTTGATAGAGTCACAATTTTTACTGATTCTCTACGTTTGGTCGATTTACTGAGATCGATGGAGATTACGGATATCAACCTCATCTGGACGCTTGCGGAAATCCAAAGAATTGGAAAGACCTTTCTATGGTGTTGTATTAACAAGGTTGATAGGCAGAGAGTTCATCAGGCGCACAAGCTTGCAAAGGCAGCTTCTACTTTAT ATGAAGATGGTGACAACATTGATGATGAGgggatttattttgatttgaatgACGCAGCAGAAGAAACATGGGACATGGAACATGTTGTGTTTCCATTTGACCTGAATGAACCAGCATCTTTGGAGCATCATCAAAGCCACTTGCAGCAACAACAAATTGTAGGGACAAGGGGTCATCAAATCAAGAAGAAGCCAAGGCTTAACTGTGACACAAGGTTGTAA
- the LOC110777731 gene encoding potassium transporter 7 isoform X1 yields MVICLLQNEEASFEIKKRHVLLLAYQSLGIVYGDLSISPLYVYQSAFSGSLHHRLHQDEEIVFGVLSLIFWSLTVFPLLKHAVIMLSTDDNGEGGTLALYSLLRRHTKFSLLPNHQAADEELQAYYRPGYVTRYSSFRRFLEKNKKFRTCLLLIVLFASCMLIGEGVFTPALSVLSSFQGLKAHNKSLNHGVVVSIVCIVLVGLFALQHRGTHKVSFMFAPIVSTWLFSIGALGVYNIIKWNPGVYRALSPHYIYKFFKLTRNVGWRSIGGLLLCITGAEAMFVNLGHFSPASIRVAFSFFVYPCLVLQYMGQAAFLSKNFSVVSSSFYSSVPDPFFWPIFVLAILAAIIASQAVISATFSIVKQCQAIGCFPRVKVVHTSRWIQGQVYIPEINWLLMILSLAVTLGFQDTTLIGNAYGLASMCVALVNTWLLSLVIIFVWYKNILFALLPVLFFTPIELIYLSSSFVKVSRGGWAQLVFAMIFMLVMYIWHYGSRRKYLFEVQNKVPMKWILALGPNLGIVRVPGISLIYTELVSGVPSIFTHFLTNLPAIHQIVVFVCIKTVPIPHVSDIERYLVGRIGPKSYRMYRCIIRYGYKDIDKYVDDFEDNLVMSIAEFIRMEAEGIGSSDTMVDGCMALVKTSAKFGTRLVTSDNNSECRGSSSSHRESSKGGKSPTLHSLHNKYEVEEAPRFSQRHTRFQLPGGETLEDELKEELIELLEAKEAGVAYIVGHSYIKARKHASKLKRFVINGVYSFLRKNSRSPAVILHIPHISLIEVGVVYYL; encoded by the exons ATGGTGATATGTTTGTTGCAGAATGAAGAGGCGTCATTTGAAATTAAGAAGAGACATGTGCTCCTTTTAGCATACCAAAGTCTCGGAATAGTGTATGGAGATTTGAGTATTTCTCCTCTTTATGTCTATCAAAGTGCCTTCTCTGGATCATTGCATCATCGTCTTCATCAAGATGAAGAAATTGTTTTCGGGGTGTTATCATTGATCTTTTGGAGCCTCACTGTTTTCCCTTTGCTCAAACATGCTGTCATTATGCTAAGTACAGATGATAATGGCGAAG GAGGAACTTTGGCTTTGTACTCTCTTCTACGCAGACACACGAAATTCAGTCTGCTCCCAAATCATCAAGCAGCAGATGAAGAACTTCAAGCATACTATAGGCCTGGCTATGTAACCAGATATTCCTCATTCAGAAGATTTCTTGAGAAAAACAAAAAGTTTAGAACTTGTTTACTTCTTATTGTTTTGTTTGCATCCTGCATGCTCATAGGTGAAGGTGTATTTACTCCTGCTCTTTCAG TACTGTCATCGTTTCAAGGGCTCAAAGCTCATAACAAGAGCCTGAATCACG GTGTTGTGGTGAGTATTGTCTGTATTGTACTGGTTGGCCTCTTTGCTTTACAACATCGTGGTACACATAAAGTCTCGTTCATGTTTGCTCCCATTGTAAGCACTTGGTTGTTCTCAATTGGTGCTCTTGGTGTCTATAATATCATTAAGTGGAATCCAGGAGTCTACCGTGCTCTCTCTCCACATTACATCTACAAGTTCTTTAAGCTGACTCGGAATGTTGGCTGGCGTTCTATAGGAGGCTTGCTTTTGTGCATCACAG GTGCAGAGGCTATGTTTGTGAACCTTGGCCACTTCTCGCCTGCATCAATAAGG GTTGCTTTTTCTTTCTTCGTTTACCCTTGTTTAGTTCTTCAGTACATGGGGCAAGCAGCATTTCTTTCAAAAAACTTCTCTGTAGTTTCATCAAGTTTTTATAGCTCGGTACCAG ATCCCTTTTTTTGGCCAATATTTGTACTAGCCATTCTGGCTGCTATAATAGCTAGTCAAGCTGTCATATCCGCGACATTTTCAATAGTGAAACAATGCCAAGCAATAGGGTGTTTCCCTCGCGTCAAGGTGGTTCACACTTCAAGATGGATTCAAGGTCAGGTTTACATCCCGGAAATAAATTGGTTACTTATGATCCTCAGTCTGGCTGTGACCCTTGGATTCCAAGACACAACTCTCATAGGCAATGCATATG gGCTAGCCAGCATGTGTGTGGCTTTAGTGAATACATGGTTACTATCACTTGTAATCATTTTTGTATGGTACAAGAACATATTGTTCGCATTACTACCCGTGTTATTCTTTACACCAATTGAGTTAATCTACCTCTCATCATCCTTTGTAAAAGTATCCAGAGGCGGGTGGGCCCAACTAGTTTTCGCCATGATCTTCATGCTTGTAATGTACATATGGCACTATGGCAGTAGGCGTAAATACTTGTTTGAAGTACAGAATAAGGTGCCAATGAAATGGATCCTCGCTTTGGGCCCAAACCTCGGCATTGTAAGGGTTCCTGGTATCAGCCTCATATACACAGAATTAGTTAGTGGAGTTCCCTCCATTTTTACCCACTTTCTAACCAACTTACCTGCCATTCATCAAATAGTGGTTTTCGTCTGCATCAAAACAGTCCCTATACCTCATGTTTCAGACATAGAGCGGTATCTTGTAGGCAGAATTGGTCCCAAATCTTACAGAATGTACCGTTGCATCATACGTTATGGTTACAAAGATATTGATAAATATGTTGATGATTTTGAAGACAACCTTGTTATGAGCATAGCAGAGTTCATCAGAATGGAGGCAGAAGGTATCGGATCTTCTGACACAATGGTTGACGGGTGTATGGCATTGGTGAAAACATCAGCAAAGTTCGGAACAAGATTAGTGACATCAGATAACAATTCTGAGTGTAGAGGGAGCAGTTCAAGTCACAGAGAAAGTAGTAAAGGAGGTAAGTCACCAACCTTACACAGTTTACATAACAAATATGAAGTTGAAGAGGCACCCAGATTTTCACAGAGGCATACCAGGTTTCAGTTACCAGGTGGTGAGACTTTGGAAGATGAATTGAAGGAAGAATTAATAGAACTTTTGGAAGCTAAAGAAGCTGGGGTTGCTTATATAGTTGGACATTCATATATAAAGGCGCGAAAGCATGCATCTAAGCTTAAGAGATTTGTGATAAATGGTGTGTATTCTTTCCTCAGAAAGAACAGTCGTTCTCCTGCTGTTATTCTTCACATTCCTCATATCAGTTTGATTGAGGTTGGTGTGGTTTATTACTTGTAA